Proteins from a genomic interval of Thamnophis elegans isolate rThaEle1 chromosome 2, rThaEle1.pri, whole genome shotgun sequence:
- the LOC116504844 gene encoding putative calcium-activated potassium channel subunit beta, protein MLRKKLVAAQKRGETRALWLGLGMMACSAMMYLFIGIVLVYLHRRSVWADESECDVVKANIKEDQCSFIEGSEDKYIFHYPCLEVYVNLTHLGQVVMLYHTEQTVERNPKCSYIPLVMGNYEQAQQQVEEARDYFRMHQRIPCHYDPSREEKSVLFKRLYPPEGFLIAFACPSMLLIGGILIVILVKLNQYLALVSARQRRTVM, encoded by the exons ATGTTACGGAAAAAGTTAGTGGCAGCACAGAAACGAGGGGAGACCAGGGCCCTATGGCTAGGTTTGGGAATGATGGCCTGCTCAGCAATGATGTATCTTTTTATTGGTATCGTCCTGGTGTATTTACATAGAAGAAG TGTCTGGGCTGATGAAAGTGAATGTGATGTAGTAAAAGCTAACATCAAGGAAGACCAATGTTCATTCATTGAAGGCTCTGaggataaatatatttttcactATCCTTGTCTGGAAGTCTATGTGAATTTAACCCATTTAGGCCAAGTAGTAATGCTGTACCACACAGAGCAAACTGTGGAAAGAAATCCCAAG tgCTCTTATATCCCCCTTGTTATGGGGAATTATGAACAAGCTCAGCAGCAAGTAGAAGAGGCAAGAGATTATTTCAGAATGCATCAGAGGATTCCTTGCCATTATGACCCATCAAGAGAAGAAAAGAGTGTCCTTTTCAAGAGATTGTACCCACCAGAAGGCTTTCTAATTGCTTTTGCCTGTCCAAGTATGCTGTTGATTGGTGGGATCTTGATAGTCATCTTGGTAAAACTAAATCAGTATCTTGCCTTAGTCTCTGCTAGACAACGCAGAACAGTCATGTAG